In Bombina bombina isolate aBomBom1 chromosome 6, aBomBom1.pri, whole genome shotgun sequence, a single genomic region encodes these proteins:
- the SQSTM1 gene encoding sequestosome-1, which produces MSVTVKAYLLGKEECHKEIRRFPLELPGGKGKVGPKVSCEMLSRKVTEVFQGLRQASFQMFYRDEEGDLVAFSTDEELNMALDMLSEDVFRIYIKERKDCRREHRSHCAQDNMQNMVHPNVTCDGCEGPVVGNRFKCLICPDYDLCSACEGKGIHKEHNMIMFPNPVGFPHRGRWFRKMHHGVPPHAWMHGWGYPAGGFNCHGFEKPQNPSATPNTTAPDEAAPAGTSQPSQDPNVTFLKTVGESVAAMLGPLGIDVDIDVEHGGKRSKVSTSEPGAEDVNAPQNSATFQNTPNNEQDCSMETDQIALRMKNIALKSPLPPDNEQAENSSSTSGGEDDWTHVSPKEVDPSTGELQSLQGNDTNQPSPLDPAKASTSSTHTGLREAAIYPHLPAEADPRLIESLSQMLSMGFTDDGGWLTRLLEAKQFDICAALDTMQSVRHIPRP; this is translated from the exons ATGTCAGTCACGGTTAAAGCTTACCTACTGGGGAAGGAAGAATGTCACAAGGAGATCCGCCGCTTCCCCTTGGAGCTGCCCGGGGGGAAAGGCAAAGTCGGCCCCAAAGTCAGCTGTGAAATGCTGTCCAGGAAGGTGACAGAGGTTTTCCAGGGCCTCAGACAGGCTTCGTTTCAGATGTTCTACAGAG ACGAAGAGGGAGATTTGGTTGCCTTTTCAACCGATGAGGAACTGAATATGGCTCTTGACATGCTGTCCGAAGATGTCTTCCGTATCTATATTAAAG AGAGGAAAGATTGCAGGCGTGAACATCGCTCACACTGTGCCCAGGATAACATGCAGAACATGGTGCATCCCAACGTGACCTGTGACGGATGTGAAGGTCCTGTTGTGGGGAACAGGTTCAAGTGTTTGATTTGCCCAGACTATGACCTGTGCAGTGCCTGCGAGGGGAAAGGGATCCACAAGGAACACAATATGATCATGTTCCCAAATCCTGTG GGTTTTCCCCACCGTGGTCGCTGGTTCCGTAAAATGCACCATGGAGTGCCCCCGCATGCCTGGATGCATGGTTGGGGGTACCCTGCAGGAGGATTTAACTGCCATGGCTTTGAAAAGCCTCAGAACCCTTCTGCAACCCCAAACACAACAGCTCCCGATGAAG CTGCCCCTGCCGGTACATCACAACCATCCCAAGATCCCAATGTCACCTTTCTGAAGACTGTTGGAGAGAGTGTTGCTGCTATGCTGGGCCCTCTAG GTATAGATGTGGATATTGATGTTGAACATGGTGGAAAGCGAAGCAAAGTCTCAACTTCAGAGCCTGGTGCTGAGGATGTAAACGCTCCGCAAAATAGTGCAACATTCCAGAATACGCCAAACAATGAACAAGATTGTTCAATGGAGACAGATCAGATTGCTCTACGGATGAAAAATATAGCTTTGAAATCACCTTTGCCACCAGACAAC gaaCAGGCGGAGAACAGTAGCAGCACATCAGGAGGTGAAGATGACTGGACTCATGTCTCTCCCAAAGAAGTTGACCCATCCACTGGTGAGCTGCAGTCATTACAAGGCAATGACACCAATCAGCCCAGTCCCTTAGACCCAGCAAAAGCATCCACTTCATCCACACATACAGGGCTGAGAGAAGCGGCAATATATCCACATCTCCCAGCAG AAGCAGATCCACGCCTCATAGAGTCCCTCTCACAGATGCTGTCTATGGGTTTCACTGATGATGGCGGGTGGCTCACTCGGCTGTTGGAAGCGAAACAGTTCGATATCTGCGCTGCTCTGGATACCATGCAGTCTGTGCGGCATATTCCTCGTCCTTAG